The DNA region GGTTTGCTTCTTGTTCCCGTGACCATTTATGGCTTGATTTTAAAAGACGATAGAATGAGAGTTAGTTCATTTAACAGGCATAAGCTGAAAGGGCTAGGCAACGGCTGATAAGTCGATTAGAAAAAAATGGAAGCACAAACGATAGCTGACAAAGCATTATAAACGAATCAGGGAGAATTACCTGATTTTGAAGAGAACAAAAATGAAATTCGATAACGACTATAATTTGCTGACTAAACCTAATTTAGGAAAGCGGTTTGTGGCGGGTCTAATTGACTATGGACTGATAGTGCTGTATTTCATTTTAATGATTTATCTGTTTGGCGAACCAAATGATGATGGCGGACATTCGGTAAATGGATGGCCTGCATTTTCAATTTTAGTAGTTTGGTTCCTACTTACCGTTGGACTCGAACAATTTACTGGTTCAACTTTGGGAAATAAGAGTCAACGATTGATAGTCAAACCTAAAATGGGCCTTCATAAAAACCTGACGTTCGGACAATCTTTTAAACGGCACTTGCTGGATATGATTGACCTCTGGCCATTTGGCCTAATAGGGATTTTGACTATTAAGAACACTGAACATAATCAACGCCTCGGTGACCTTTGGGCAAAGACGATAGTGCTTGATGTGACTGATCCAGAGCAAGGTAGAACACAAAAAGAAAAGAAAAACTAATGCCAACAAAACCTAAGAAAACATAGCCTCCGGCATACGTTTCTTAGCTTAGGCGTTGGCAGTAAATGAAGAAATGAAGAACCCTGTTTTCCATATTCTACTACTTCTTTCTCTGACCTCGACTTCTTGCATTTTCACTATCGGTTGGGACGACTTTAAAACAGAGCATATCGTTTCCGACTTCTATTTAGAGAGTATGAATGATGACGGTCATATTCTAGTTTTGAAAGAAGACGAAGGCGACAACGGAGGAACAGTAATAGTTCCAAGTAAAGTGGTGAAAATTGGAAACAACGATAGATTTATTGCAGCAGTCAGTTGCTGTAATTGGACTAAAGAGCATCAGGATACTACTTACTTTATTATTGACTTGGAAGAATACAATAAAGTGTCATGGTTTAAAAAGTTCTTCAACTCCTATTTAGACGAAATCGATGAATATAAATTTAAAAATGAGTCTGATTTCAATATGAAATTGGACAGCTTGACACGAGAAAATAGAATAGAATTAAATAGCGTAGAATAAAAAAACACTACTGCCAACAATCGCTATAAAAACATGCTCTACGGGACAATTTTCTTAGCTGAGACCGTTGTGCGGCATAAAAATGAGACACGTAGATAAAGTAACATTAATGACTGAAACACTAATGAGAAACCACATCAAACTTATCTTTCTGGCTTGGGCTGTTCTCTCGCTAAGCGCGTGTAGCGAACCTAGACAAATAGAAGAATTAGAACAACTTAAAAATGAGTTTGGTGGTACTTGGAGTCTATCTGAAAAAGAAGGATGTCTGTTATTGAAAGTAAAGGATTCTCAAAGATTTTTGAATGTTAAAGATAGCGTTGATCCATTTTTCGAAACCATTGAAAACATCGCGAAAGACTGGGAAGTAGATCGATGCATCTACTTACAACACTATGTTGTGTTGTACGAAAATGGCGGATACAAACAAGAAGAAGAAACAGTTTGGATAGTCCGTGAACCTTGAATGAAAAAAAATAAATACGGCTAGTAAGATTGTATAAGAATGCATAGCTTCCTATCGTCAGCTACGACATCCTATACTGAGCGTTGCGGTGCATTTGAAAAAACCGTTTTCAATACCTATTTCAAGAAGGAAACGGGGCTTACACCAAAGCAGTATTTGAATAGCTAAGTCATCTTCACCCTTACTTTTCGGTTCGGATATGTAATTCCGAACATACGCGTGGGAATACGAACCTTTACAGAGCCTTCTACCTCCACCTTTGCTCTCGTAATCTTAAAACCACGATTATTATGAAAAATTTATTAGCAATTCTATTATTGTCTTTCACGCTAAGTGCTTTTGCTCAAACTGATTCAACTTTGATTAAAGAAACTAAAGTTGATTACAAGTGGAGGGTAAGCATACCTTATCTTGTTCCTGAGGAGCTTATCCTTGGTTGGGACAATCGAACAAGTACTCAAATGGTAGAGCTTCATGTAAAACGCAACCTGGATAACAAGAACATCATTGGAGTGAAGTTCGCCACTTGGAGATTATTTCAACCCATGGGAATCACCTGGTGGGATGGCGTAGTCGACAAAATGGAGTCCGGGACTGAATATTACGATGGGTATTTAAGGGAAACAGGAATAGGTATCACTTACCAACGCATGCTTTGGAAAGGGTTGTTTGCATCCATAGAAGTGCTTCCGCAGATTCAAACCTACACGGATTTAGACGGTAATAAAATTAAAAATGGTTTCAAAATTTATAATTCGTATCACTTAGGCTACCATATTTCAATTGGCGAGAAGAAAAGGTTTTTTGTAGAACCTCAGGTTCATATTAACCAGTGGATGTTTGACAACAATTCTCCTGAAGGGTTTAAAGAGTTTGACGATAAATACGGAAATGTATTTCTGTTTGAGCCGAACCTTTATTTAGGGTTTAAATTTTAAACTCCTGCATATGAGTCAGGATTCAAGAAGAGAAACCGGAAAAAATAGAATCATGAAGGGGATAAGATGCTTAAATTACGGAGGTTCTGAAAACCTTGTGATGGATGAGTTTGAAAAACCATCACCCAAAGCCAATGAAGTGCTGATAGGAATAAAAGCTACCTCAGTTACGGCAAGTGATGTCCTTATACGGAGATTAAACGAGCCTCTTATGCCCAAATTTATCCTTCAGCTCATCTTTGGTTTCGGAAAACCAAGAAACCCGATTTTAGGAATGGTGACATCGGGAGTGGTTGTTGAGAAAGGTGCACAGGTTACTTCATTTAATATTGGAGATGAAGTTTTTGCGTACGGTTCTATTTCATCCCTGAATCATCGCTTTGGATCTTATGCGGAGTTCATCTGTTTACCACAAGATTGGAACATCGCACGAAAGCCTGAGAACGTAAGCTTTGAAGAAGCCGCTGCCATTCCTTATGGCGGATTATTGGCCTCTCATCTTATAAATCAGACCCGTATCCGAAAAGGAGATGAAGTGCTTATTTATGGAGCGTCAGGAAGTATTGGAACGGCAGCTGTTCAACTTGCCAAAAATGCCGGAGCTCAAGTCACCAGTGTATGCAGCAAAAGAAATTTTGAATTGGTTTATTCATTGGGCTCAGATAAGGCAATTGATTACACCGCTGCAAATGCAGAAGACGAATTGGGTACTTACAAGTATGTAATAGACGCAGTCGGAAACAGTAAAACATCTACGCTAAAGAAAAAGAGCAAAGGAGCACTTAGTGATGGTGGCCAATATCTGTCTATCGACAACGGGATTCCTAAAACTCCGAAAAGAGCATTTTTCAGACTCAGGGAATTGGTAGAAAGTGGCAGGCTTAAACCTGTAATCGATAAGATGTTTCCATTGGAAAAAATGGCGGAGGCTCACAATTATGTGGAGCGTGGTCATAAGCGAGGGAATGTCATCATAACCGTTTCTCATTGACCGATCTATCACTTCAATCAAACTATCATGAAATCACTATTTAAAACAGAGGAAGGTAAGAACGAAATCTTAAGTCTGTACGACCAAAAACTGGATAAACTCAATATTGACTCTGAGTACATTCAAGTTGAAACGAGCTTTGGAAAAACAAACATCATAGCCACGGGAGATGTATCAAACCCGTCCATGGTGATCATTCATGGTTCCAATGGTTGTGCGCCCATTGCATTAGAAACGTATCCGAACCTAAGCAAATCATTCAGAGTGTTTGCGGTTGATGTGATTGCGCAGCCCAATAAAAGCGCAGAAACCAGACCGAGTATGAACGATGACTCGTACGGCAAATGGATGAATGAAGTCATAGACCAACTCAACATTACGGATGTAACGCTTGCCGGATTTTCATTTGGTGGATTAATCATTCTAAAAACGTTGGAGCATGATGAAAGCAGGATAAAAGAAGTGTACTTGTCTGCACCTGCTTACATCGTTAATGGAAATCCGTTAGCAGCTTTGTTCAAAGTCTTTATCCCAATGAGAAGATTTATGAAATCGAAAAAAACGCGGCATGTAGAGAAATTCTTGTCCAACCTTTTCACCGAGCGAGATGAGTTTGCATTGGCGTTTCTTCAAAAAGTTATCGCGGAGTTTGAAATGGATTTTACACCCGTACCAACTATCGATTCCGTTAAGGCGAAAAAAATCACCACACCGATTACCATTTTTGCTGCCAAAGAAGACGTTTTATTTCCGGGGAGAAAGATGATCAAACGTGCGTCAAGCATATTCCCCTCGTTAAAGGAGAGTCACTTGATTGAAGACTCCAAGCACGTTCAAAATAAAGCACAGAATAAAATTATCGAAGAGGCCATTTTGAAAAAAAACGATGATTGATACAGCGCAAATATGCCATTTTTCAATTTGCCTTGTATCTAACGATGAATCAACAAAAGCCCCGTGCTGTGAAGGGACACCGTAAGTCATACTCCCATGAAATACGCGTAGACCATACAATAACAGTCATTACCCATTAAAAGATAAACCATATGAACAACCAAACCTTATCAAGAATCGCCGGAATAAGTTATCTGATTATATTTTTTGCAGCAATTTTCGCAAATTTCTTTGCACTTGAATCCATTATTCAAGCCCCGATTGAAACTGTAGAGAACAATGATTTGATTGTAAGGATAGGGATCATAGCATTCCTCATTACCGTAGTATTTGATGTTGTCGTTGCTTGGGCACTTAAGGAACTCTACAAGAGCCATTCTTTGACTGTTTTAAGCACCTATTTGAGGATGATGCACGCTGCAATAATGGGTGTTGCCATTTTTGCCTTGCCACTTGCACTCAAAGAAACCACCCGGCAGGGTATCCTCTCACAAGTTGACACGTTCAATTACATCTGGTTAATCGGGCTTTTCTTTTTTGGCATACACCTGACTCTTTTGAGTAAAATAGCTCCTGTTCCAAAGGTTATCAAAGTTTTTCTGGCCATTGCAGGAGTTATTTATGTTGCCGATACTGCAGCTCATTTTTTACTTTCAAATTATTCTGACTTTGCCACTGTATTTTTACTATTGGTTGCCATTCCGAGTATTTTTGGAGAAATGTCATTCGCA from Cryomorphaceae bacterium 1068 includes:
- a CDS encoding NAD(P)-dependent alcohol dehydrogenase, producing the protein MKGIRCLNYGGSENLVMDEFEKPSPKANEVLIGIKATSVTASDVLIRRLNEPLMPKFILQLIFGFGKPRNPILGMVTSGVVVEKGAQVTSFNIGDEVFAYGSISSLNHRFGSYAEFICLPQDWNIARKPENVSFEEAAAIPYGGLLASHLINQTRIRKGDEVLIYGASGSIGTAAVQLAKNAGAQVTSVCSKRNFELVYSLGSDKAIDYTAANAEDELGTYKYVIDAVGNSKTSTLKKKSKGALSDGGQYLSIDNGIPKTPKRAFFRLRELVESGRLKPVIDKMFPLEKMAEAHNYVERGHKRGNVIITVSH
- a CDS encoding DUF4386 domain-containing protein, with the protein product MNNQTLSRIAGISYLIIFFAAIFANFFALESIIQAPIETVENNDLIVRIGIIAFLITVVFDVVVAWALKELYKSHSLTVLSTYLRMMHAAIMGVAIFALPLALKETTRQGILSQVDTFNYIWLIGLFFFGIHLTLLSKIAPVPKVIKVFLAIAGVIYVADTAAHFLLSNYSDFATVFLLLVAIPSIFGEMSFALWLLIRGGKTKE
- a CDS encoding alpha/beta hydrolase → MKSLFKTEEGKNEILSLYDQKLDKLNIDSEYIQVETSFGKTNIIATGDVSNPSMVIIHGSNGCAPIALETYPNLSKSFRVFAVDVIAQPNKSAETRPSMNDDSYGKWMNEVIDQLNITDVTLAGFSFGGLIILKTLEHDESRIKEVYLSAPAYIVNGNPLAALFKVFIPMRRFMKSKKTRHVEKFLSNLFTERDEFALAFLQKVIAEFEMDFTPVPTIDSVKAKKITTPITIFAAKEDVLFPGRKMIKRASSIFPSLKESHLIEDSKHVQNKAQNKIIEEAILKKNDD
- a CDS encoding RDD family protein → MKFDNDYNLLTKPNLGKRFVAGLIDYGLIVLYFILMIYLFGEPNDDGGHSVNGWPAFSILVVWFLLTVGLEQFTGSTLGNKSQRLIVKPKMGLHKNLTFGQSFKRHLLDMIDLWPFGLIGILTIKNTEHNQRLGDLWAKTIVLDVTDPEQGRTQKEKKN